One [Clostridium] saccharolyticum WM1 DNA segment encodes these proteins:
- a CDS encoding isoprenyl transferase, with translation MDKMNENMVIPEHVAIILDGNGRWAKKRGLPRSMGHKEGCVTVEKTVEDAARLGIKFLTVYGFSTENWKRTSDEVGALMQLFRYYMVRLLKVAKANNVRVKMIGDRNRFDQDIIEGISKLVEQTKNNTGLTFVIAVNYGGRDEIVRAARKIMMDTAEGKLLPEDMTEEIFASYLDTEGIPDPDLLIRTSGELRLSNYLLWQLAYTELYVTDCYWPDFNMEEMKKAIAAYNSRERRFGGVK, from the coding sequence ATGGATAAAATGAACGAGAATATGGTGATTCCGGAGCATGTAGCCATTATACTGGATGGCAATGGCAGATGGGCAAAAAAACGAGGACTTCCAAGGAGCATGGGCCACAAGGAAGGTTGCGTGACCGTGGAAAAGACGGTGGAGGACGCGGCCAGGCTGGGAATCAAATTTCTGACTGTTTATGGTTTTTCAACAGAAAACTGGAAACGCACCTCAGATGAGGTGGGTGCCTTGATGCAGCTCTTTCGGTATTATATGGTCAGGCTTTTAAAAGTTGCCAAGGCCAATAACGTTCGTGTGAAGATGATCGGTGACCGGAACAGGTTTGATCAGGATATTATAGAGGGTATCAGTAAGCTGGTGGAGCAGACAAAGAACAATACCGGCCTGACCTTTGTCATTGCAGTCAATTATGGGGGCCGTGATGAGATTGTTCGGGCTGCCCGGAAAATTATGATGGATACTGCAGAAGGAAAGCTGCTGCCTGAGGATATGACGGAAGAGATTTTTGCTTCTTATCTGGATACAGAGGGAATTCCCGATCCGGACCTTCTCATACGTACCAGCGGGGAACTGCGGCTTTCCAACTATCTGCTGTGGCAGCTGGCTTATACAGAACTTTATGTAACGGACTGCTATTGGCCTGATTTTAATATGGAAGAAATGAAAAAGGCAATTGCAGCGTACAATAGTAGGGAACGAAGATTTGGAGGAGTGAAGTAA
- a CDS encoding phosphatidate cytidylyltransferase codes for MFTTRLISGVILVLIALFTVGSGGILLFATTIFISMIGLFELYRVMKIQNSPLGYVGYITALSYYGMLWFHEERFMMLMSIAFLMILMSIYVFTFPRCQMEEVTVAFFGVFYVAVMLSYLYQVRTMADGKYLVWLVFLSSWGCDTCAYCVGMLMGKHRLAPVLSPKKSIEGAVGGVAGAALLGFLYASVFGGFMTEIRNPQAACGLACAIGAVISQIGDLAASAIKRNHQVKDYGKLIPGHGGILDRFDSMLFTAPAIYFAVTFLR; via the coding sequence ATGTTTACAACCAGACTGATAAGCGGAGTCATTCTCGTTTTAATTGCTCTTTTTACAGTAGGAAGCGGGGGAATCTTGCTTTTTGCCACAACCATTTTCATTTCCATGATTGGTTTGTTTGAGTTGTATCGTGTGATGAAGATACAGAATAGCCCATTGGGATATGTGGGGTATATAACGGCCCTGTCCTATTATGGGATGCTGTGGTTTCATGAAGAAAGATTTATGATGCTCATGTCCATTGCATTTTTGATGATCCTTATGAGTATTTATGTATTTACCTTTCCAAGGTGTCAGATGGAAGAGGTGACCGTGGCATTTTTTGGAGTTTTTTATGTTGCTGTCATGCTGTCCTATCTTTATCAGGTCCGCACCATGGCAGATGGGAAGTACCTGGTATGGCTGGTATTTTTAAGCTCATGGGGGTGTGATACCTGTGCTTACTGTGTGGGAATGCTTATGGGGAAACACAGGCTTGCTCCTGTACTCAGCCCTAAAAAGTCCATAGAAGGGGCAGTCGGCGGGGTGGCAGGCGCGGCACTTTTGGGATTCCTTTACGCATCTGTTTTTGGAGGTTTTATGACGGAAATACGCAACCCCCAGGCTGCCTGCGGACTGGCCTGCGCCATTGGGGCGGTGATTTCCCAGATCGGAGACCTGGCTGCATCTGCAATCAAACGCAATCATCAGGTAAAGGATTATGGAAAACTGATTCCGGGCCACGGAGGAATATTAGACCGGTTTGACAGCATGCTTTTTACAGCTCCCGCTATTTATTTTGCGGTGACATTTTTGCGTTAA
- a CDS encoding peptide ABC transporter substrate-binding protein, producing MKKMSLVLAAVLATGMILSACGGNKSAGPSAGGTTSANGETTAPAEGATGGLDLAVQVGPDPETIDPALNSAADGANVIVHAFESLLIVDSENKIVPGQAESYDVSEDGMTYTFHLRDGLKWSDGSPLTSNDFVYSWKRLADPNTAAPYAADMLGYVKGYEEAAAGNLDALGVSAPDDKTFVVELSVPCVYFSKLVTHASMVPVQKASVEANGEQWSLKPETYISNGPLKMIEWVPGSHITFAKNENYWNVDKITLNTLKFVLMEDSNAAYSAYQTGEVAMIKDVPTEEIPALKGKEEFHVEPGMGISYIDFQNQKEPFNNPDVRRALSLAIDREYVANTVMQGIGAPATNFVPRGVSDAEGGTNFEDVTRKNNGGDFFNIENHEADVAKAKELLAKAGYPDGQGFPIIEYMTNDAGHNKAVAEYLQSCWKETLGVNLDIKIVEWATFTPTRRAGDYQIARDAWSLDYDDPSNLLNLMMSTSGNNNAMYKNPELDKLLNEANSTADVEEHYAKLHEAENIILEDAAIAPITYRNEFWLQDPKLKGTWYSPYGYWFFQYATME from the coding sequence ATGAAAAAAATGTCACTTGTATTGGCTGCTGTTCTGGCAACCGGCATGATCCTTTCCGCTTGCGGCGGTAATAAATCTGCTGGCCCGTCTGCAGGCGGTACTACCTCAGCAAACGGGGAGACAACGGCTCCTGCAGAAGGAGCAACCGGAGGTCTTGACCTTGCAGTTCAGGTCGGCCCGGACCCGGAAACCATTGATCCAGCTTTAAACAGTGCGGCTGATGGTGCAAATGTCATTGTACATGCCTTTGAGTCTCTGCTGATTGTGGATTCAGAAAACAAAATTGTACCTGGTCAGGCAGAATCTTATGATGTATCTGAGGATGGGATGACCTATACCTTCCATCTTCGTGATGGTCTGAAATGGAGCGACGGAAGTCCTTTGACTTCCAATGACTTTGTATATTCCTGGAAAAGGCTGGCGGATCCCAATACGGCAGCACCATATGCAGCAGATATGCTGGGCTATGTAAAGGGCTATGAAGAGGCTGCCGCCGGTAATCTGGATGCGCTTGGTGTTTCCGCCCCCGATGATAAAACCTTTGTGGTAGAATTATCCGTTCCCTGTGTTTATTTTTCAAAACTTGTCACCCATGCATCCATGGTACCGGTACAGAAAGCATCTGTTGAGGCAAATGGGGAGCAGTGGAGCTTAAAGCCTGAAACTTATATTTCCAACGGACCTTTAAAGATGATCGAGTGGGTCCCAGGCTCTCATATTACTTTCGCAAAGAATGAAAATTACTGGAATGTAGATAAGATCACTTTAAATACTCTGAAATTTGTCCTGATGGAAGATTCCAATGCGGCTTACAGCGCATATCAGACTGGTGAAGTAGCCATGATTAAGGATGTTCCAACAGAGGAAATTCCGGCGCTTAAGGGCAAAGAAGAGTTCCATGTGGAGCCAGGCATGGGTATTTCCTATATAGATTTCCAGAACCAGAAGGAGCCATTTAACAATCCGGATGTGCGCAGGGCCTTAAGTCTTGCCATTGACCGTGAGTATGTAGCCAATACGGTTATGCAGGGCATTGGTGCTCCGGCAACAAACTTTGTTCCCCGTGGCGTTTCTGATGCAGAAGGCGGAACCAATTTTGAGGATGTAACACGCAAGAACAACGGCGGCGACTTCTTTAACATTGAAAATCATGAGGCAGATGTTGCAAAAGCAAAAGAGCTTCTTGCTAAAGCAGGATATCCTGACGGACAGGGCTTCCCAATTATTGAATACATGACCAATGATGCAGGCCATAACAAAGCAGTGGCAGAGTACTTACAGAGCTGCTGGAAGGAAACCCTTGGCGTTAACCTGGATATTAAGATCGTTGAGTGGGCCACCTTTACACCGACCCGCCGTGCAGGAGATTATCAGATTGCTCGTGATGCATGGAGTCTGGATTATGATGATCCTTCCAATCTGCTGAACCTTATGATGTCAACAAGCGGGAATAACAATGCAATGTACAAGAATCCGGAGCTTGACAAGCTGCTTAATGAAGCCAATTCCACGGCTGACGTTGAAGAGCATTATGCAAAGCTTCATGAGGCAGAAAACATAATCCTTGAGGATGCAGCCATTGCTCCTATTACTTACCGGAATGAATTCTGGTTACAGGATCCTAAGTTAAAGGGAACATGGTATTCTCCTTATGGCTACTGGTTCTTCCAGTATGCTACCATGGAATAA
- a CDS encoding peptide ABC transporter substrate-binding protein: MKKMSLVLAAIMTSGMILTACGGNNTAGTKAGTDTTTTAAAGSETTAPAEGAATGLDLAVQVGPNPETIDPALNSAADGANIIVHAFEPLMIVDSENKIVGGQAESYDVSEDGLTFTFHLRDGLKWSDGTPLTASDFVYSWKRLADPNTAAPYAGDMLGYVKGYEEAAAGNLDALALTAPDDKTFVVELSVPCVYFSKLITHASMVPVQKASIEANGDQWTLKPETYVSNGPLKMVEWVPGSHITFAKNENYWDADKVTVNTLKFVLMEDANAAYSAYQAGEVSMIKTLPTEEIPTLRKTEDFQIGSTMGTYYISFQTQKEPFNNPDVRKALSLAIDRDYVANTVMQGIYAPATNFVGPGISDAENGSSFEEATRKNNGGDFFNVSDHDADVAKAKELLAKAGYPDGQGFPTIEYMTNDQLFHKPLAEYLQSCWKEALGVNLDIKIVEWATFTPTRRAGDFQIARNGWLYDYDDPSNMLNLFKSTSGNNDGKYNNPEYDKKIDEANSTPDVAKHYALLHEAENMILEDSAVAPVAYYSQPWLQDPKLKGTWYSPYGYWFFQYATMAQ, encoded by the coding sequence ATGAAAAAAATGTCACTTGTGCTGGCTGCTATTATGACCTCCGGTATGATTCTTACCGCTTGCGGCGGGAATAATACTGCAGGTACAAAAGCAGGCACAGACACAACCACTACTGCGGCGGCCGGCAGCGAAACTACAGCTCCCGCGGAAGGAGCAGCCACAGGACTTGATCTTGCAGTTCAGGTTGGTCCAAATCCTGAGACCATTGATCCGGCACTGAACAGCGCCGCAGATGGTGCGAACATCATTGTTCATGCATTTGAACCGCTGATGATTGTTGATTCAGAGAACAAAATCGTAGGCGGTCAGGCTGAATCCTATGATGTATCCGAGGATGGACTTACCTTTACCTTCCACCTTCGTGACGGTTTAAAGTGGAGCGATGGCACACCCCTTACAGCCAGTGATTTTGTGTATTCCTGGAAGAGGCTTGCTGACCCCAATACGGCTGCTCCATATGCAGGAGATATGCTGGGCTACGTAAAGGGATATGAAGAAGCAGCGGCAGGAAATCTGGATGCCCTTGCTCTTACGGCTCCTGATGATAAGACCTTTGTGGTTGAGTTATCTGTTCCATGTGTATATTTTTCAAAGCTGATCACCCATGCCTCCATGGTTCCGGTGCAGAAGGCCAGCATTGAAGCCAACGGCGACCAGTGGACTTTGAAGCCGGAAACTTATGTGAGCAATGGTCCATTAAAGATGGTTGAATGGGTACCAGGCTCTCATATTACCTTTGCTAAAAATGAAAATTACTGGGATGCGGATAAGGTTACAGTAAATACCTTAAAATTTGTCCTGATGGAAGATGCCAATGCAGCATACAGCGCATATCAGGCAGGTGAAGTTTCCATGATTAAGACCCTTCCTACAGAAGAAATTCCAACTCTGAGAAAGACAGAGGATTTCCAGATAGGATCCACTATGGGTACTTATTATATAAGCTTCCAGACCCAGAAGGAACCCTTTAATAATCCGGATGTACGTAAGGCACTCAGCCTTGCCATTGACCGCGACTATGTTGCCAATACTGTTATGCAGGGAATCTATGCTCCTGCAACCAACTTTGTCGGCCCTGGCATCTCCGATGCTGAGAATGGTTCCTCCTTTGAGGAAGCAACCCGCAAGAACAACGGCGGTGATTTCTTTAATGTAAGCGACCATGATGCTGATGTTGCAAAGGCAAAAGAGCTTCTTGCAAAAGCAGGATATCCCGATGGCCAAGGATTCCCGACCATTGAATACATGACCAATGACCAGCTTTTCCACAAACCCTTAGCTGAGTATTTACAAAGCTGCTGGAAGGAAGCGCTGGGAGTTAATCTGGATATCAAGATCGTTGAATGGGCTACCTTTACACCTACCCGCCGTGCAGGTGATTTCCAGATCGCACGTAATGGGTGGTTATATGATTATGACGATCCATCCAATATGCTGAATCTGTTTAAATCTACCAGCGGCAATAACGATGGTAAGTACAACAATCCAGAATATGATAAGAAGATAGATGAAGCAAACTCCACTCCTGATGTTGCTAAGCATTATGCACTGCTTCATGAAGCAGAGAACATGATTTTAGAGGATTCTGCAGTTGCGCCGGTAGCTTATTACAGCCAGCCATGGTTACAGGATCCTAAGTTAAAGGGCACATGGTATTCTCCTTACGGATACTGGTTCTTCCAGTACGCTACCATGGCTCAGTAA
- the frr gene encoding ribosome recycling factor — MQESLQVYEDKMNKTLKALENEFMTIRAGRANPHVLDKIRVDYYGTPTPIQQVGNVSIPEARMIVIQPWEKSLLKAIEKAILTSELGINPTNDGNVIRLVFPELTEERRKDLVKDVKKKGEAAKIAIRNIRRDANDAFKKQLKAEEISEDEQAEAEDQIQKLTDKMIDKVEKSVEEKSKDLLTV, encoded by the coding sequence ATGCAGGAGAGTTTACAGGTTTACGAAGACAAGATGAACAAGACATTAAAAGCGCTGGAAAATGAGTTTATGACGATCCGCGCAGGACGTGCCAATCCACATGTACTGGATAAAATAAGAGTGGATTATTATGGAACACCAACTCCCATTCAGCAGGTGGGTAATGTTTCCATTCCGGAAGCCCGTATGATCGTGATCCAGCCATGGGAGAAGAGTCTGTTAAAAGCAATCGAAAAGGCAATTCTCACTTCCGAACTGGGAATTAACCCGACCAATGACGGCAATGTGATTCGTCTTGTTTTTCCGGAGCTTACGGAGGAACGCAGAAAAGATCTGGTAAAGGATGTTAAGAAAAAAGGAGAGGCTGCTAAGATTGCCATCCGTAACATCCGCCGTGATGCCAATGATGCCTTTAAGAAGCAGTTAAAGGCAGAGGAAATCTCTGAGGATGAGCAGGCAGAGGCAGAAGATCAGATCCAGAAACTGACAGACAAGATGATCGACAAGGTAGAGAAATCGGTTGAAGAAAAGTCAAAGGATCTTCTTACGGTATAA
- the rseP gene encoding RIP metalloprotease RseP: MSSVIVAILVFGLIVLIHELGHFLFAKMNGIAVVEFSIGMGPRLVRFKRGETIYSVKALPLGGSCMMLGEDEENPDERAFQNKSIPARMSVIAAGPIFNFILAFFLALILVGMNGYDTTYIKEVTENSPAYEAGIRPGDKLLKINGENVSMYRDYILFKLLRPEEKMNLVEFSRTDPSTGNAIIQSSTVTPQYSEESGKYLIGITIAPENKKAASIGELVKYGYMEMEYDVKLTVKSLGMLFTGKASVNDLSGPVGIVVMIDDSVKAGLSVSVAAALMNVISMCILLSANLGVMNLLPIPALDGGRLLFLMIEAIRGKRMDPEKEGLVNMISMAALMALMIFVVFNDISRFT, from the coding sequence TTGTCCAGTGTTATCGTAGCGATTCTGGTCTTTGGACTGATCGTATTAATTCATGAATTAGGGCATTTTTTATTCGCAAAAATGAACGGGATCGCAGTGGTTGAGTTTTCAATCGGTATGGGACCAAGACTGGTCCGTTTTAAAAGAGGTGAAACCATTTATTCTGTTAAAGCACTTCCTTTAGGCGGTTCCTGTATGATGCTGGGGGAGGATGAGGAAAATCCCGATGAGCGGGCTTTCCAGAATAAATCAATTCCAGCCAGGATGTCAGTCATTGCAGCGGGTCCCATATTTAACTTTATTTTAGCCTTTTTCCTGGCATTGATCCTGGTGGGGATGAATGGATATGATACTACCTATATCAAGGAAGTAACGGAAAATTCCCCTGCCTATGAGGCGGGAATCCGTCCCGGAGATAAGCTTCTTAAAATCAATGGGGAAAATGTATCCATGTATCGGGATTATATACTTTTCAAGCTTTTAAGACCTGAGGAAAAGATGAATCTGGTTGAATTTTCCAGGACCGACCCATCTACCGGCAATGCCATAATCCAGTCTTCAACCGTAACACCTCAGTATTCAGAGGAAAGCGGAAAGTATTTAATCGGTATTACCATTGCACCTGAGAATAAGAAGGCGGCTTCTATTGGGGAACTGGTAAAATACGGATATATGGAAATGGAATACGATGTAAAGCTGACAGTAAAAAGTCTTGGCATGCTCTTTACAGGAAAAGCCAGTGTTAATGATTTAAGCGGCCCCGTAGGCATTGTGGTCATGATCGATGATTCTGTTAAGGCAGGACTTTCGGTCAGCGTTGCTGCGGCCCTTATGAATGTGATCAGCATGTGCATTCTTCTAAGTGCAAACCTGGGAGTAATGAATCTTCTTCCCATTCCGGCCCTTGACGGAGGGAGGCTTCTGTTTCTCATGATTGAAGCCATCAGAGGCAAACGCATGGACCCGGAAAAGGAAGGCCTGGTAAATATGATCAGCATGGCAGCTCTAATGGCTCTTATGATTTTCGTGGTGTTTAACGATATCAGCAGGTTTACGTAA
- a CDS encoding 1-deoxy-D-xylulose-5-phosphate reductoisomerase, whose translation MRKIAILGSTGSVGKQTLEVAENQQDIEVTALAAGSNIRLLEEQIRKYHPKVACVWREDKARELAVSVKDLPVRVVSGMDGLIEAATESSAETVVTAIVGMIGIRPTIAAIQAGKDIALANKETLVTAGHIIMPLAKERGVTILPVDSEHSAIFQCLNGEDKKSIHKILLTASGGPFRRKTRKELESVQVEDALNHPNWSMGRKITIDSSTMVNKGLEVMEARWLFGVDMDQIQVVVQPKSVIHSMVEFEDGAVMAQLGTPDMKLPIQYALYYPERRFLPGERLDFWTIGQITFEKPDMVNFPGLRLAYLAGREGGTLPTVFNAANERAVAKFLNREISYPSITDMIEGAMNGHTVKENPTVEEILEAEAAAYEYIESRW comes from the coding sequence ATGAGGAAAATAGCAATCCTGGGTTCTACAGGATCCGTTGGGAAACAAACTTTGGAAGTAGCTGAAAACCAACAGGACATAGAGGTAACCGCCTTGGCGGCAGGCAGCAATATCCGCCTGCTGGAGGAACAGATCAGAAAATATCATCCAAAAGTAGCTTGCGTGTGGAGGGAAGATAAGGCCAGGGAGCTGGCAGTATCGGTAAAGGATCTGCCAGTCCGTGTTGTTTCCGGAATGGATGGACTGATTGAAGCTGCTACAGAAAGTTCTGCGGAAACCGTGGTCACTGCTATTGTTGGAATGATCGGGATACGTCCTACCATAGCGGCCATTCAGGCTGGGAAGGATATTGCTCTTGCCAACAAGGAAACCCTTGTGACCGCAGGACATATCATTATGCCCCTGGCAAAGGAACGGGGAGTTACCATCCTTCCAGTGGACAGTGAACACAGTGCCATTTTTCAATGTTTAAACGGAGAAGATAAAAAATCCATACATAAGATCCTTTTAACGGCTTCCGGCGGTCCTTTCCGGAGAAAAACAAGAAAAGAGCTGGAATCTGTGCAGGTGGAGGATGCTTTAAATCATCCCAACTGGTCTATGGGAAGGAAGATCACCATAGATTCCTCAACGATGGTCAACAAAGGTCTTGAAGTCATGGAGGCCAGGTGGCTGTTCGGCGTGGATATGGACCAGATCCAGGTGGTGGTCCAGCCTAAGAGTGTGATCCATTCCATGGTAGAATTTGAGGACGGGGCAGTTATGGCCCAATTAGGAACGCCGGATATGAAACTTCCAATTCAGTATGCGCTCTATTATCCGGAGAGAAGATTTCTTCCCGGTGAACGTTTGGATTTTTGGACCATTGGTCAAATCACTTTTGAAAAACCAGATATGGTAAATTTTCCCGGATTGCGACTGGCGTATCTTGCAGGAAGGGAAGGCGGAACGCTTCCAACCGTTTTTAATGCTGCCAATGAACGGGCAGTTGCCAAATTTTTAAACCGAGAAATTTCATATCCATCCATAACTGATATGATAGAGGGGGCTATGAACGGGCATACTGTAAAGGAGAATCCTACCGTAGAGGAAATTCTTGAAGCAGAAGCTGCAGCTTATGAATATATAGAAAGCAGGTGGTAA
- the pyrH gene encoding UMP kinase, which translates to MNPRRVLLKLSGEALAGPNKTGFDEATVKEVARQVKISVEAGIQVGIVIGGGNFWRGRTSDAIDRPKADQIGMLATIMNCIYVSEIFRNSGMNTHILTPFECGSMTELFSKDRANGYFAQGEVVFFAGGTGHPYFSTDTGVALRAIEMNADCILLAKSIDGVYDSDPKTNPNAVRYNTVSIQEVIDKQLGVIDLTASIMCMENKMPLAVFSLNEKDGIANAMQGKINGTIVTA; encoded by the coding sequence ATGAATCCAAGACGTGTATTATTAAAACTCAGTGGCGAAGCGCTTGCAGGCCCCAATAAAACAGGCTTTGACGAAGCGACTGTTAAGGAGGTTGCACGGCAGGTTAAAATATCCGTAGAGGCAGGCATCCAGGTGGGCATTGTCATAGGCGGTGGTAACTTCTGGAGAGGCAGAACCAGCGATGCCATCGACCGTCCCAAGGCGGATCAGATCGGCATGCTTGCTACCATAATGAATTGCATTTATGTTTCTGAGATTTTCCGTAATTCCGGGATGAACACTCACATACTGACTCCCTTTGAATGCGGTTCCATGACAGAGCTTTTTTCCAAGGACAGGGCTAATGGGTACTTTGCACAGGGAGAAGTGGTATTTTTTGCCGGAGGAACAGGTCATCCTTATTTTTCAACGGATACAGGTGTTGCGCTCCGGGCCATTGAGATGAATGCAGACTGTATTCTGCTGGCAAAATCTATTGATGGAGTCTATGACAGTGATCCAAAGACCAATCCAAATGCTGTAAGATATAATACGGTCTCCATTCAGGAGGTCATCGACAAACAGCTCGGTGTCATTGATTTAACAGCTTCCATCATGTGTATGGAGAATAAGATGCCCCTTGCGGTATTCAGCTTAAATGAAAAAGATGGCATTGCCAATGCAATGCAGGGAAAAATAAACGGTACCATAGTGACCGCATAA
- the ispG gene encoding flavodoxin-dependent (E)-4-hydroxy-3-methylbut-2-enyl-diphosphate synthase: MSRERTRVIRIGDRVIGGGNPVLIQSMCNTKTQDVEATVDQIKALTEAGCDIIRVAVPDMEAAAALKQIKKQISIPLVADIHFDYRLAIAAIEWGADKIRINPGNIGSADRVRAVVEKAREYDVPIRVGVNSGSLEKNLIEKYGGVTAEGIVESALQKVRMIEELGYENLVISIKSSDVLMCIKAHQLIAGQSDYPLHVGITEAGTYVSGTVKSSVGLGVILYQGIGDTIRVSLTGDPVEEVKAAKLILKTLGLRRGGVEVVSCPTCGRTRIDLISLANQVEKMVSEFDHLDIKVAVMGCVVNGPGEAREADLGIAGGIGEGLLMKKGEIIRKVPEEELLNALKEELMKLQ, translated from the coding sequence ATGAGCAGAGAACGAACAAGAGTAATCCGTATTGGTGACCGGGTGATCGGCGGAGGAAATCCGGTGCTGATTCAGTCCATGTGCAATACAAAAACACAGGATGTGGAAGCAACTGTGGATCAGATCAAAGCTTTGACTGAGGCCGGGTGTGATATCATTCGGGTTGCGGTACCGGATATGGAGGCGGCGGCCGCCTTAAAACAAATAAAAAAACAGATATCCATACCTCTGGTAGCGGACATTCACTTTGATTACCGGCTGGCCATTGCAGCAATAGAGTGGGGAGCAGATAAGATACGGATTAATCCTGGGAATATCGGGTCTGCCGACCGGGTACGTGCAGTGGTGGAAAAGGCCAGGGAATATGATGTTCCCATTCGGGTGGGTGTAAACAGCGGATCCCTGGAAAAGAACCTGATTGAAAAATACGGAGGAGTGACTGCAGAAGGAATTGTGGAAAGTGCTTTGCAGAAGGTCCGTATGATAGAAGAACTGGGATATGAAAACCTTGTCATAAGCATTAAATCCTCTGATGTACTCATGTGCATCAAAGCGCACCAGCTGATTGCCGGGCAGTCGGATTATCCTCTTCATGTAGGTATAACCGAAGCGGGCACGTATGTCTCCGGGACGGTGAAATCCTCTGTAGGTCTTGGTGTTATTCTATACCAGGGAATTGGAGATACCATCCGTGTCTCCCTGACCGGAGATCCGGTTGAGGAAGTGAAGGCCGCCAAGCTGATTTTGAAGACTTTGGGCTTAAGAAGAGGCGGTGTAGAGGTGGTATCCTGCCCCACCTGCGGAAGGACGCGGATTGATCTGATCTCACTGGCAAATCAGGTAGAGAAAATGGTTTCAGAATTTGACCATCTGGATATTAAGGTGGCTGTTATGGGCTGTGTAGTAAACGGGCCGGGAGAAGCAAGGGAAGCGGATTTGGGAATCGCTGGAGGAATCGGCGAAGGCCTTTTGATGAAAAAGGGTGAGATCATCCGCAAGGTGCCGGAAGAAGAGCTTTTAAATGCCCTAAAGGAAGAGCTTATGAAACTGCAATAG